One genomic window of Paenibacillus xylanilyticus includes the following:
- a CDS encoding glycosyltransferase, translating into MKVLHIGEYVVGGMATYLNEVVAYQRKHFDVYLLMSAYNSATSFDLDPDHILQYKYKRHPKHFLSAMWQIHQTIRKLQPDIIHIHSSFAGLLARSLFFIQPKKVSIFYCSHGWAFLMDTKPLYKKGYAFIEKIMAYRTDVIINISKHELESSIKLGLPASKSKLVYNGVREREDNGMNSISEIDRDSEIIQLLFVGRYDRQKGLDLLLRILNDNPELQRYLRLYVIGDSVLEQNEWSFPDNVIRLGWVNNADIDRYYQQCDAVIMPSRWEGFGLVAVEAMKNRKPVIASRRGALPELVEHGDSGYLFDIEHSHELLNILKNLNKDELKKMGEAGYVLYKNKFHAERMNEEIVNLYHHTHVGHMAIGSSVSGHFELSKRAGDVHD; encoded by the coding sequence GTGAAGGTTTTGCATATTGGAGAGTACGTTGTTGGGGGGATGGCAACCTATCTTAATGAGGTTGTAGCATACCAGCGGAAACATTTCGACGTTTATCTGCTAATGAGTGCTTATAATAGCGCCACAAGTTTTGATTTGGATCCAGATCATATTTTGCAATACAAATACAAGCGTCACCCCAAGCATTTTCTTTCGGCGATGTGGCAGATTCATCAGACCATTCGCAAATTACAACCGGATATTATTCACATACACAGCTCATTTGCCGGTTTACTTGCAAGGAGCTTATTTTTTATTCAGCCCAAAAAAGTCAGTATCTTTTATTGTTCTCATGGATGGGCTTTTCTTATGGATACGAAGCCGTTGTACAAGAAGGGATATGCATTCATCGAGAAAATTATGGCCTATCGAACGGATGTAATAATTAATATCTCTAAGCACGAGCTGGAAAGTTCCATAAAATTGGGTTTACCTGCCTCCAAGTCCAAGTTGGTGTATAACGGTGTACGCGAGCGTGAAGATAATGGTATGAATTCAATAAGCGAAATAGATCGTGATTCTGAAATTATTCAGTTATTGTTTGTAGGCAGATATGATCGGCAAAAAGGGTTGGATCTGCTCTTACGAATATTAAATGATAATCCTGAATTACAGCGTTATCTCCGTTTATATGTTATTGGGGATAGTGTGCTGGAACAGAATGAATGGAGCTTTCCGGACAATGTTATCCGTTTGGGTTGGGTAAATAATGCAGATATTGATCGTTATTATCAACAGTGTGATGCAGTAATCATGCCATCTCGCTGGGAAGGGTTTGGACTAGTCGCTGTAGAGGCCATGAAGAATCGAAAACCCGTTATTGCAAGCCGGCGCGGAGCTCTGCCAGAACTGGTTGAGCACGGAGATAGCGGATATTTATTTGACATTGAACATTCTCATGAACTGCTGAACATTCTCAAAAACCTTAACAAGGATGAGTTGAAGAAGATGGGTGAAGCGGGATATGTCTTGTATAAGAATAAGTTTCACGCGGAACGAATGAATGAGGAGATTGTGAATCTCTATCACCATACCCATGTAGGGCATATGGCGATAGGATCCTCTGTATCGGGTCATTTTGAACTTTCTAAGAGAGCTGGAGATGTACATGACTAA
- a CDS encoding glycosyltransferase family 4 protein encodes MTKIYINARFLTQTITGVQRYALELVKEIDAMIEQGEIDSSQYEFCLLSPSNIVTQPDFKHVRHKVVGKLKGHLWEQLELPFHAKNGLLINLCNTGPAFNKNQIVTIHDAAVFNYPNAFSFAFRSWYKFLMVRLGKTSKKIITVSHFSKGELMQHCKIAEHKLAVTHLGIDHIHRKKAAEGTKEKYGIKSPYILAVSTMNPYKNFNLIFDVLPEIEAHQLNVVIVGSKNSKVFGEQAWAESDAVNWVGYVTDEELKALYEDAAGFIFPSLYEGFGLPPLEAMATGCPVIVSSRASIPEVCGDAVLYFDPNSPKEAASRLIEITSDPDLSLQLSYKGKNHSGLFSWNKCAKDTVNIIMSTV; translated from the coding sequence ATGACTAAAATATATATTAATGCCCGGTTTCTTACTCAAACGATTACTGGAGTACAACGATATGCATTGGAACTTGTAAAAGAAATTGATGCAATGATTGAGCAGGGAGAAATCGATTCTTCCCAGTACGAGTTCTGTTTATTGTCACCCTCCAACATAGTTACCCAGCCGGATTTCAAACACGTTCGTCACAAAGTGGTCGGTAAACTAAAGGGGCACCTGTGGGAACAGCTGGAGCTACCTTTTCACGCGAAGAATGGCCTCTTAATTAATCTATGTAACACGGGGCCGGCTTTTAACAAGAATCAGATCGTAACCATTCATGATGCTGCCGTTTTCAATTATCCTAACGCATTTTCATTTGCATTCCGCTCCTGGTACAAATTCCTGATGGTTCGTCTGGGCAAAACCTCAAAAAAAATCATTACAGTATCCCACTTTTCCAAGGGAGAGCTCATGCAGCACTGTAAAATAGCGGAGCATAAGCTGGCTGTCACTCATCTGGGTATCGACCATATTCATCGGAAAAAGGCCGCTGAAGGTACAAAAGAAAAATATGGGATTAAATCGCCGTATATCCTGGCAGTTAGCACGATGAACCCCTATAAAAATTTTAATTTGATTTTTGATGTTTTGCCCGAGATCGAGGCTCATCAGCTGAACGTAGTTATTGTCGGCTCCAAAAACAGCAAGGTTTTTGGTGAACAAGCATGGGCTGAATCTGATGCAGTGAATTGGGTGGGCTATGTTACGGATGAAGAACTAAAGGCACTTTATGAAGATGCTGCCGGTTTTATTTTCCCTTCTTTATATGAAGGTTTCGGTTTGCCGCCGCTGGAAGCAATGGCAACAGGCTGCCCAGTCATTGTATCTTCTCGTGCTTCCATTCCTGAAGTATGCGGGGATGCAGTTCTGTATTTTGATCCTAACAGCCCAAAAGAAGCGGCTTCCCGGTTAATTGAAATTACATCAGATCCAGATTTAAGCCTGCAATTGTCGTATAAAGGCAAAAATCATTCAGGTCTATTTTCCTGGAACAAATGTGCAAAAGACACGGTGAATATCATTATGAGCACAGTGTGA
- a CDS encoding glycosyltransferase family 4 protein, producing the protein MTKVFVAIDFPPEKGGIHDYAYGLISQIPSEEVTVLTNKIKDKVESNQFDRKADFEIIRKRIYWNSNKVLLILSQVILILQLIILKWRRKTSEIHFVNVFPVGVAGPFMKAFFGMKYFPYVHGLDVMGMVNSRLFPLLMMILKRSDKVIANSQYTKSKLIELGIHEHQIVIIPPGLNVSKLSGADQSVEDVRDKYDLHGKKVMITVSRLVERKGHDVTLKAIRQVMKHIPNLKYLICGDGPYRGELERLVIKYGLDSIVVFTGGITDQELHQLYECSDIFIMPSRDIKEKGDVEGFGIVFLEANYYRLPVIAGNSGGIPDAVKDQVTGYLVDPMDDIEIANRIEELVLNEKLAKEMGNNGHDWVVNHCLWSHRSQLLNKLA; encoded by the coding sequence ATGACTAAAGTTTTTGTCGCAATTGATTTTCCGCCAGAAAAAGGAGGGATTCATGATTATGCCTACGGGCTTATCTCTCAGATTCCTTCAGAAGAGGTTACGGTTCTAACCAATAAAATCAAAGATAAGGTGGAATCGAATCAGTTTGACCGGAAAGCAGACTTTGAGATTATTCGGAAGCGAATATACTGGAACTCCAACAAGGTTCTGCTGATCCTATCGCAAGTTATTTTGATTCTACAGCTTATTATTCTGAAATGGCGTAGAAAGACGAGTGAGATTCACTTTGTTAATGTGTTTCCGGTAGGCGTTGCCGGGCCTTTCATGAAAGCATTCTTTGGAATGAAATATTTCCCTTACGTTCACGGACTGGATGTTATGGGGATGGTAAACAGCAGGCTATTTCCACTCCTAATGATGATTCTTAAGCGGTCTGACAAGGTGATAGCGAATAGTCAGTATACCAAATCCAAGTTGATAGAACTGGGAATACATGAACATCAGATCGTGATCATTCCTCCAGGCCTGAATGTGAGTAAGTTAAGTGGGGCAGACCAATCCGTCGAAGATGTTCGAGACAAGTATGATCTGCATGGAAAAAAAGTGATGATCACCGTCTCTCGTCTGGTGGAGCGCAAAGGGCATGATGTCACACTCAAAGCAATCCGCCAAGTCATGAAGCATATCCCGAATCTTAAATATCTGATATGTGGTGATGGTCCTTATCGAGGTGAATTAGAGCGTCTTGTCATCAAGTATGGTCTGGATTCGATAGTTGTCTTCACAGGTGGCATAACCGATCAGGAGCTTCATCAGTTATATGAATGCTCGGATATATTCATTATGCCAAGCCGTGATATTAAGGAAAAGGGTGACGTTGAGGGCTTTGGCATCGTGTTCCTTGAAGCCAATTATTACAGATTGCCTGTCATTGCAGGTAACAGTGGCGGAATACCTGATGCAGTGAAGGATCAAGTTACAGGGTACTTGGTTGATCCTATGGATGATATCGAAATTGCCAACCGTATTGAAGAGTTAGTTCTGAACGAGAAGTTGGCTAAAGAAATGGGGAATAATGGGCATGATTGGGTTGTCAATCATTGCCTATGGTCACATCGTAGTCAATTGCTGAACAAGTTGGCGTAA
- a CDS encoding glycosyltransferase: protein MRASISICTHNRAVDTMQAVESILNGDAESKDYEILVVDNNSSDNTKELFYSHHFPENVRYIFEPQLGLSYARNRSIKEAKGEFILFLDDDALACPSWIREIIRIFDMNSEIGCVGGKIVPIWEGGKPEWIPNDIISLYTLMDFSGDIVEMEAPAIPFGANVAFRMSIFEQMQPFREDLGRVGSNLMSSEESELIGRVRLEYKVFYNPYAVVEHKIAKSRLTKRWLLRRVYWQGISDATRYQKSGWGIFKHAARIIQAALLIVISFNNVQKVMSEMAKISYRNGTIVGSFRNGRGLNA from the coding sequence ATGAGGGCTTCAATATCCATCTGTACACACAATAGGGCTGTTGACACCATGCAGGCCGTGGAAAGTATTTTGAATGGGGATGCCGAATCAAAAGATTATGAAATTTTGGTAGTAGATAATAACTCGTCAGACAACACCAAGGAACTTTTTTACTCACATCATTTTCCTGAGAATGTTCGGTATATTTTCGAACCTCAATTGGGTCTGTCCTATGCACGAAATAGATCTATCAAGGAAGCTAAAGGGGAGTTTATTTTATTTTTAGATGACGACGCATTGGCCTGTCCTTCTTGGATCAGAGAGATTATTCGCATATTTGACATGAACTCAGAAATTGGCTGTGTGGGTGGGAAAATCGTACCGATCTGGGAAGGTGGCAAGCCCGAATGGATACCGAACGATATCATCAGCTTATATACTCTTATGGATTTCTCTGGTGATATAGTAGAAATGGAGGCGCCAGCTATTCCATTTGGTGCAAATGTTGCCTTCAGAATGAGCATTTTTGAGCAGATGCAGCCCTTCAGAGAAGATTTAGGGCGTGTAGGAAGCAATCTGATGTCTAGCGAAGAAAGTGAGCTTATTGGCCGGGTTCGATTAGAGTATAAAGTATTTTACAATCCATACGCAGTTGTTGAGCATAAAATTGCTAAAAGTAGGCTTACAAAACGTTGGTTGTTAAGAAGAGTTTACTGGCAAGGAATTAGCGATGCAACCCGTTATCAAAAAAGCGGGTGGGGAATTTTTAAGCATGCAGCTAGAATAATACAGGCAGCCTTATTAATTGTTATATCATTCAATAATGTTCAAAAGGTGATGAGCGAAATGGCAAAAATATCATACCGGAACGGAACAATTGTCGGTTCCTTCCGTAATGGCAGAGGATTGAACGCCTAA
- a CDS encoding oligosaccharide flippase family protein: MNMAVAKNRRDYSMIQNILMTSFANILIMGVTTLTSIVTARMFGATGKGELAAVLFWPAFISGLAALGLPTSLIYNVKKHSDQLPTYISMSFAVQLPISLIAGIISWFGIPLWLSGYSESVVTIARWYTVSMVPVLLLMGVLAASAQGTEKFHIYNLSRLLAPLFNLFGLVALWASGLLTVEKAIMISFAANILVLLGYMFMMRQQIFGSINQLVAQFKTCIHLFSYGIRVYGVELLGTLYNQFDKIIILALLTPMDFGLYSVVYALSRMFNVVQMAITNVIFPKVAGMEQEKVLTLVGRAFRISMVLMTIIIIPSMLIGRFFIGLLFGPEFLQASNTFYLLSLECIVGGGSWILASAFNALGRPGVIVLRQVIALGVTITLFFVLTPLFGLFGIGLALLLGSFVRILMSLISISVIFKMPIRKMLYDRADISFLKDRLREKNILKGAGKDAKLAKDSSHG, translated from the coding sequence ATGAATATGGCCGTTGCCAAGAACAGACGTGATTACAGCATGATTCAAAACATTCTCATGACCAGTTTTGCCAATATTCTTATTATGGGTGTTACAACACTCACGTCCATTGTGACAGCCCGCATGTTTGGGGCTACGGGCAAAGGCGAGCTTGCCGCCGTGCTGTTCTGGCCTGCATTTATATCAGGACTTGCAGCTCTCGGGTTACCGACTTCACTCATCTACAATGTGAAAAAACACAGTGATCAATTGCCGACATACATCAGCATGAGTTTTGCTGTTCAGCTTCCCATTAGTTTAATTGCTGGCATAATCAGTTGGTTTGGTATTCCCTTATGGCTCTCCGGATACTCTGAATCCGTAGTTACCATTGCACGCTGGTATACGGTCTCCATGGTACCTGTTCTGTTACTTATGGGAGTGCTGGCGGCATCAGCTCAAGGCACGGAAAAGTTCCATATTTATAATCTCTCCCGACTACTTGCCCCTCTTTTTAATTTGTTTGGACTTGTTGCGCTATGGGCTTCAGGGTTATTAACTGTGGAGAAAGCCATCATGATCAGTTTTGCAGCCAATATTCTGGTTCTGCTCGGTTACATGTTCATGATGCGACAACAGATTTTCGGTTCGATCAATCAATTAGTTGCTCAATTCAAAACCTGCATTCACCTGTTTAGTTACGGCATTCGAGTGTATGGAGTAGAGTTGTTAGGCACGTTGTATAACCAGTTCGACAAAATTATTATTTTGGCCCTTTTAACACCGATGGATTTTGGTTTATATTCTGTTGTTTATGCGCTGTCCCGCATGTTCAATGTAGTACAGATGGCAATCACAAATGTGATCTTTCCCAAAGTTGCAGGAATGGAACAGGAGAAAGTACTGACACTCGTAGGAAGAGCTTTTCGAATCAGTATGGTTCTTATGACGATCATCATCATACCTAGTATGTTGATTGGTCGTTTTTTTATTGGCCTACTATTTGGACCTGAGTTTCTTCAGGCGAGCAATACCTTTTATCTGCTTTCTCTTGAGTGCATTGTAGGCGGGGGATCATGGATTCTGGCTTCGGCTTTTAATGCACTGGGTCGACCAGGCGTAATTGTTTTACGTCAGGTTATAGCTCTTGGTGTGACGATTACCTTGTTTTTTGTGTTAACTCCGTTGTTCGGACTGTTTGGGATTGGCCTTGCCCTATTACTGGGGTCATTTGTACGCATTCTGATGTCGCTCATATCTATATCTGTCATTTTTAAAATGCCAATTCGCAAAATGCTCTATGACCGAGCAGATATTTCATTTCTAAAGGATCGCTTAAGAGAGAAAAATATACTCAAAGGAGCCGGAAAAGATGCCAAACTTGCAAAGGACTCATCGCATGGATGA
- a CDS encoding polysaccharide pyruvyl transferase family protein, with protein MPNLQRTHRMDELKKKLEQILEIMPPESKIYYIDYPVHSNCGDLLIMKGTEAFFNDYRIQVAERYSVHDFNEQTVIPKDHIIVLHGGGNFGDLYEAHQRLRENIIRKYPEHRIIILPQTIFFKEETALRKTAEVFSQHSDLHLFVRDEPSYQIATENFKGCHVSLIPDMAHQLWPIERTSSPRKERLNFYRTDIEKAAEPSHMAADQQGDFLDWPTLYNRYERKLVYWLGLGLRKGRGRRLLQKIWMNYSDYLVNKAIRCFSEYEMIHSSRLHGHILSCLMAKPNLLIDNSYGKNSGYYRIWTHQVNTATLDLSSAKKSAKIDHNYMESTVSV; from the coding sequence ATGCCAAACTTGCAAAGGACTCATCGCATGGATGAGTTGAAGAAGAAGCTTGAGCAGATATTGGAGATCATGCCTCCTGAGTCCAAAATCTATTATATTGATTATCCTGTGCATAGCAATTGCGGCGATCTGTTGATTATGAAAGGGACGGAAGCCTTTTTCAATGACTATCGAATACAAGTTGCTGAACGTTACAGTGTTCACGATTTCAATGAACAAACAGTAATCCCCAAAGACCATATTATTGTGCTTCATGGTGGTGGGAATTTCGGTGATTTATACGAAGCACATCAACGTCTCAGGGAAAACATAATACGAAAATATCCCGAGCATCGGATCATTATCCTTCCTCAAACGATCTTCTTCAAGGAAGAAACCGCTCTGCGTAAAACGGCCGAAGTATTCAGCCAACATTCCGATCTTCATCTGTTTGTACGAGATGAACCCTCTTATCAGATCGCAACGGAGAACTTTAAAGGGTGCCACGTTTCATTGATACCAGATATGGCTCATCAATTGTGGCCGATCGAGAGAACTAGCTCACCGCGCAAAGAACGATTGAATTTTTATAGAACAGATATCGAAAAAGCGGCAGAACCTTCTCATATGGCTGCAGATCAGCAAGGGGATTTTCTGGATTGGCCTACTCTGTATAATCGCTACGAGCGCAAACTGGTGTATTGGCTAGGGCTTGGACTTCGTAAAGGAAGAGGCAGACGGCTGCTTCAGAAGATCTGGATGAATTACAGTGATTATTTGGTCAACAAAGCAATTCGTTGTTTCAGTGAATATGAGATGATTCATTCTTCTAGGTTGCATGGACATATCTTGTCTTGTTTGATGGCGAAGCCCAATCTTCTAATCGATAATTCATACGGCAAAAACTCCGGATATTATCGAATATGGACCCACCAGGTCAACACGGCCACACTGGATTTATCTTCTGCTAAGAAAAGTGCAAAGATCGATCATAATTACATGGAGTCAACCGTGTCTGTGTAG
- a CDS encoding sugar phosphate nucleotidyltransferase, with protein sequence MRIVLLSGGSGKRLWPLSNDTRSKQFLKVLEGPQGQSESMVQRVWRQLQQTGLSEQATIATSKPQVEILRSQLGEEVDLVVEPERRDTFPAIALTAAYLYSVQGVGLNETVAILPVDPYVEESFFYKVTELDQVLENSGAELALIGVQPTYPSEKYGYIVPEQRIGTKDEPMEYAKVSRFQEKPREAEAAEMIEQSALWNCGVFAFKLNYLINLLIELELPIQYEEMLKQYGRLEKISFDYQVVEKASRIVVTPYDGYWKDLGTWNTLTDEMSTNIVGKGVVTDSSLNTHLVNELNIPVCVLGVSNVIVATSPDGILVSEKEASPQIKEVLKDSAERPMYEERRWGCYKVLDYTRNSKGEEVLTKRIIIEADKNLSYQYHLKRNEVWTVVSGQGEFILDGDLQRIHQGDTISIPSGGKHSVKAITELEIIEVQMGSELIEEDIVRIEMEWADIIQNCVNWGKTR encoded by the coding sequence TTGCGAATCGTACTTCTATCCGGAGGATCAGGCAAAAGGTTGTGGCCCTTATCCAATGATACACGTTCGAAGCAGTTCCTCAAGGTGCTTGAAGGACCGCAAGGGCAATCGGAATCAATGGTACAGCGTGTATGGAGACAGCTGCAGCAAACGGGGTTGAGTGAACAGGCGACGATTGCTACGAGTAAGCCTCAAGTGGAAATTTTACGCAGCCAATTGGGAGAAGAAGTGGATCTGGTTGTTGAACCAGAACGCAGGGATACCTTCCCGGCTATTGCTCTGACGGCTGCATATCTCTATTCGGTGCAAGGGGTAGGGCTGAATGAAACGGTAGCTATACTTCCTGTAGACCCATATGTGGAGGAATCTTTCTTTTACAAGGTTACCGAGCTAGACCAGGTGTTAGAAAATTCCGGTGCTGAATTGGCTTTGATTGGCGTCCAGCCTACGTACCCTTCTGAAAAGTACGGTTATATTGTGCCAGAACAACGAATAGGAACTAAGGATGAACCTATGGAGTACGCCAAGGTATCCCGTTTTCAAGAAAAACCTCGCGAGGCTGAAGCGGCAGAGATGATTGAGCAATCTGCCCTTTGGAACTGCGGGGTTTTTGCGTTCAAGCTTAATTATCTGATTAATCTGCTGATCGAGCTTGAGTTGCCCATCCAGTATGAAGAGATGCTTAAGCAATATGGCAGACTGGAGAAAATCAGTTTCGACTATCAAGTCGTGGAAAAAGCATCTCGGATTGTCGTTACACCTTACGATGGATACTGGAAAGACCTGGGGACGTGGAATACGCTGACAGATGAAATGAGCACTAACATTGTAGGCAAGGGAGTTGTTACAGACAGCTCATTAAATACACATCTGGTCAACGAATTGAACATCCCGGTATGCGTACTGGGCGTTTCTAATGTAATTGTGGCTACAAGCCCGGATGGTATTCTGGTCAGCGAGAAAGAGGCAAGTCCACAGATCAAAGAAGTCCTCAAAGATAGTGCGGAACGTCCTATGTATGAAGAACGGCGCTGGGGCTGCTATAAAGTGCTCGATTATACACGGAATTCCAAGGGCGAAGAGGTATTAACGAAACGCATTATTATTGAAGCCGATAAAAATCTGTCCTATCAATATCATCTGAAACGAAACGAAGTTTGGACGGTCGTTTCCGGACAGGGTGAGTTCATTCTGGATGGTGATTTACAACGGATTCATCAGGGCGATACCATTTCAATTCCGTCTGGCGGAAAACATAGTGTGAAAGCTATTACAGAACTGGAAATTATCGAAGTCCAGATGGGCAGCGAGCTGATCGAAGAGGATATTGTAAGAATTGAAATGGAATGGGCGGACATCATCCAAAATTGTGTGAACTGGGGGAAAACAAGATGA
- a CDS encoding UDP-glucose dehydrogenase family protein: MNIAVIGTGYVGLVSGVCFSELGNRVICVDNNQDKVEMLNAGEVPIYEPGLQELMVANKRAGKLSFTSDIAEAIRESDIIFIAVGTPSLPNGEANLGFVEQVAIEIGTHLESYKIVVTKSTVPVGTNDRVRELIQSISTQPFDVASVPEFLREGSAVKDTLNPDRIVIGTDSERAIRALKKLHRPLTENLIITDIRSAEMIKYASNAFLATKISFINEISNICEKVGADVTRVAEGMGYDKRIGSSFLKAGIGYGGSCFPKDTQALIQIAGQVDYDFKLLKSVVQVNQDQRFNVIRKLEEIFGTLNGRTIAIWGLAFKPDTDDVRDAPAIDIIKYLTEAGAVVKAYDPIATTNFRREVDAASIVWEENPLHAAKGADALCVLTEWKEFSQMNLKELASMMNEAIMIDGRNVYNKEQIKASGFQYYSVGRPGLNHAEGKAAAII; the protein is encoded by the coding sequence ATGAATATTGCGGTTATTGGAACAGGGTATGTAGGTCTTGTATCGGGAGTCTGCTTTTCTGAACTCGGCAATCGGGTCATCTGTGTAGATAACAATCAGGACAAGGTTGAAATGCTGAATGCAGGGGAAGTACCCATTTACGAGCCAGGACTCCAGGAACTCATGGTTGCCAACAAACGGGCAGGCAAGTTATCCTTCACGTCCGATATCGCAGAGGCTATTCGTGAATCCGATATTATTTTTATCGCAGTCGGAACCCCCTCTTTGCCAAACGGCGAGGCCAATCTGGGATTTGTTGAGCAGGTGGCAATCGAGATTGGTACCCATCTGGAGAGCTATAAAATTGTGGTGACCAAGAGCACAGTGCCTGTGGGCACTAATGATCGCGTAAGAGAGCTCATCCAGAGTATCTCCACTCAACCATTTGATGTAGCTTCGGTACCTGAATTCTTACGGGAAGGTTCGGCTGTGAAGGATACACTGAACCCGGATCGTATCGTGATTGGTACGGACAGTGAACGAGCAATTCGAGCGCTCAAGAAACTTCATCGCCCATTAACCGAAAACTTGATCATTACGGACATTCGGTCGGCAGAGATGATTAAGTACGCATCCAATGCATTCCTCGCAACGAAAATATCTTTTATTAACGAAATCTCGAATATATGTGAGAAGGTTGGCGCAGATGTTACACGTGTAGCAGAAGGCATGGGATATGATAAACGGATTGGTTCTTCATTCCTGAAAGCTGGCATTGGTTACGGTGGTTCATGTTTCCCGAAAGATACACAGGCACTGATTCAGATTGCTGGCCAAGTGGATTATGATTTCAAATTATTGAAATCTGTAGTTCAGGTGAATCAGGATCAACGTTTCAATGTGATTCGCAAGCTTGAGGAGATTTTTGGAACCCTTAACGGTAGAACCATAGCTATCTGGGGTCTTGCTTTTAAGCCTGATACAGATGATGTCAGGGACGCACCAGCTATTGATATTATTAAATATTTGACAGAAGCCGGGGCTGTGGTTAAGGCGTATGATCCAATTGCCACAACCAACTTCCGAAGAGAAGTTGATGCCGCCTCGATTGTTTGGGAAGAAAACCCCCTTCATGCTGCCAAAGGAGCCGATGCCCTTTGCGTGCTAACCGAGTGGAAAGAATTCTCCCAGATGAATCTGAAAGAGCTTGCAAGCATGATGAATGAAGCAATCATGATTGACGGACGTAACGTGTATAACAAGGAACAAATTAAAGCCTCCGGATTTCAGTATTATTCTGTAGGCCGTCCTGGACTTAACCACGCTGAAGGCAAAGCGGCAGCAATCATCTAA
- a CDS encoding LCP family protein, whose translation MKKWMKISIWVVSIFVIAVFGYATYLYQSVKSTADQIYEPRDPAQPVSISDSRGGLPVDINSKEPFNALILGVDERPNDPGRSDTMIVLSVNPGKKQVLMFNIPRDTRTEIVGHNTEDKINHAYAFGGVDMSVKTVEQFLDAPIHYYMKVDMEGFAKIIDLVGGVDVNNPFAFDYDGRRYEQGNIHLDGVAALGFSRMRYDDPQGDLGRNGRQREVLKQMMKNTMQFSSVLNLQNMLDELGTHVRTDLTFDEMKELILDYRSDLEHIDTVEIKGKGEKINGIYYYIVEQQERDRIHGIIRENLQK comes from the coding sequence ATGAAAAAGTGGATGAAAATTTCGATCTGGGTCGTTTCCATTTTCGTCATTGCAGTGTTTGGGTATGCGACGTATCTATACCAGTCCGTCAAATCTACGGCTGATCAGATCTATGAGCCGCGTGATCCGGCTCAGCCCGTGTCCATATCGGACAGTAGAGGCGGGCTGCCTGTTGATATTAATAGTAAAGAGCCCTTCAATGCTCTTATTCTCGGGGTGGATGAACGCCCGAACGATCCAGGGCGCTCGGATACGATGATCGTATTAAGTGTGAATCCTGGCAAAAAACAAGTGCTTATGTTTAATATTCCGAGGGATACACGAACCGAGATTGTAGGTCACAACACAGAAGACAAAATCAATCATGCGTATGCCTTCGGGGGCGTAGACATGTCGGTGAAAACCGTGGAACAGTTTCTGGATGCCCCTATTCACTATTACATGAAGGTGGACATGGAAGGTTTTGCGAAAATCATTGATTTGGTCGGTGGTGTGGACGTAAATAATCCGTTTGCATTCGATTATGACGGCCGACGGTACGAACAGGGAAATATTCATCTGGATGGTGTGGCTGCACTTGGTTTTTCAAGGATGCGGTATGATGATCCCCAAGGAGACTTAGGCCGTAATGGAAGACAGCGTGAAGTATTGAAACAAATGATGAAAAATACAATGCAGTTCTCCAGTGTACTTAATCTTCAGAATATGCTGGATGAGCTCGGGACACACGTTAGGACGGATCTGACGTTTGATGAAATGAAGGAACTCATTCTGGATTACCGCAGTGATCTTGAACATATTGATACAGTGGAAATCAAGGGCAAGGGCGAAAAAATCAATGGTATTTACTATTACATTGTGGAACAACAGGAACGGGATCGCATTCATGGAATAATTCGGGAGAATTTGCAGAAATAA